The following proteins are co-located in the Nitrospirota bacterium genome:
- a CDS encoding response regulator — protein sequence MRKPICLNLTRAGYEVVEAEDGEQAIATLNADDNPLMVDTILCDIRMPKISGTQAITYFRAQYPSVPIVVLTGYPDVDMAVALMKQGVVDYLVKPVSKDHLLSVVRRSVDRHAIFGDQFTA from the coding sequence GTGAGAAAGCCGATCTGCCTGAATCTCACCAGGGCCGGCTATGAAGTCGTGGAGGCGGAGGACGGAGAGCAGGCCATCGCCACCCTCAACGCGGACGACAATCCGCTGATGGTGGACACCATCCTCTGCGACATCCGCATGCCCAAGATCAGCGGGACGCAGGCGATCACCTACTTCCGGGCCCAATACCCGTCGGTCCCGATCGTCGTCCTCACCGGCTATCCGGACGTCGACATGGCCGTCGCATTGATGAAACAAGGCGTGGTGGACTATCTGGTCAAGCCGGTCTCCAAGGACCACCTGCTCTCGGTGGTCCGGCGATCCGTGGATCGGCACGCGATCTTCGGAGACCAGTTTACCGCTTAG
- a CDS encoding outer membrane lipoprotein carrier protein LolA, which produces MRLVGTTLAVMLLGLCALPAPVPIAAEEAKDGREVRAVVKKLQARYEQTRDLQAEFTQSTKIEGFATPIKSGGRMYIKKPGRLRWDYLDPNVEEIYVNQNDVMMYVPEHKQVLVGKLTQMAASQAPLQLLQGVAKLEEQFDLDQGAGTERGEGGLPLVTLLPKPVGHESVRTVSRIVLEVQPKTYFIKRVSIHEISGNVSTFHFTNLKANVGLKSALFDFQVPPGVEVVKAPALSPP; this is translated from the coding sequence GTGAGGCTCGTAGGGACGACCCTGGCTGTGATGCTCCTCGGCCTGTGCGCCTTGCCGGCTCCCGTCCCGATTGCGGCGGAAGAGGCGAAAGACGGGCGGGAAGTCCGGGCGGTCGTCAAGAAGCTGCAGGCCCGGTACGAGCAGACCCGCGATCTCCAGGCCGAGTTCACTCAGAGCACCAAGATCGAGGGATTCGCCACTCCCATCAAGTCCGGCGGGCGGATGTACATCAAGAAACCTGGCCGTCTCCGCTGGGATTACCTGGACCCGAACGTGGAGGAGATTTACGTCAACCAGAACGATGTGATGATGTACGTGCCCGAGCACAAGCAGGTGCTCGTGGGCAAGCTGACGCAGATGGCCGCCTCCCAGGCGCCGCTGCAGCTCCTGCAGGGGGTCGCCAAGCTGGAGGAGCAGTTCGACCTGGACCAGGGGGCCGGCACGGAACGGGGCGAGGGCGGGCTTCCGCTGGTGACGCTTCTGCCCAAGCCGGTCGGACACGAATCGGTGAGAACCGTGAGCCGGATCGTCTTGGAGGTGCAGCCCAAGACCTACTTCATCAAGCGGGTGTCCATCCACGAGATCAGCGGGAACGTCTCCACGTTCCACTTCACCAACCTCAAGGCCAACGTCGGGCTGAAGAGCGCCCTGTTCGACTTTCAGGTCCCTCCCGGGGTCGAAGTCGTCAAGGCGCCGGCCTTGAGCCCTCCGTAA
- a CDS encoding response regulator: protein MAELLSKEHRILEKGFMEYRPFGVQPNGEKVRDTTGVKIRAYVDYLEETVARGHGAEAGERAVQELCRQLNERIRDPAYHVTPKFLRNVWNSYSYEFVCFLGEICKDISGDPLFSAHVGEEKFLSAIIQTLGRPFTVQQIYQRFPHFGEKFSSLILGVEQVTDRSAILSMRYPEDVSRQFGPYRKACAELICQSAKAALAAVPEKIHHLRRAVINDLTCVVNGDDRCTWELRWEPQQRRPVVEMAVGILGGCTAFGVLHFLLPGLPLIGVLSVAAPAAVASWLGYRLKILRNYVKTRDELIQEQLHFVEARHEELRAVYLEQEQTTVALKEKVNQLTALHNAGLVFSSTLDRETIIESALQTLVKNLKYDRAMICFYDPERRVSHDFHVHGASPEVAAFVSSLEVPAVTLDGPEAMVLLKGIPLLVTDIREVWPRLHPLNQQLATLTQVKSFISVPLKVKDRILGALMVDRAQEGVLSMDDLNLMVTFANQVAIALTNVDAYHQIEELYVGLEEKVRERTLELERADRHRSMFLSHVSHELRTPLTSVKGFVENLLSGVAGPLSDRQQTYLARIGINADRLIRMIANLLDQTRIDQGKIDLSPAEVDLRKFAADVVEQLRPSATAKQQRLEAVFPDSPIKVWADADCLIQIFTNLVHNAIKFTPVEGRVNVVVSRGGQHAHVFVTDTGRGIPTDVIPTLFNPFSRIGQTREVGEKGLGLGLSIVKTLVELHGGVVSVQSKEGEGSTFRFTVPLSPAVRESESRGRAGGKRILVVDDDPDIRQLLMDRLNTYGYEVETASGGSAALDVLRGTAFDGMILDIGMPDMDGVEVLRLIRERYSEIPIIMVTASGSKERAVQAVNMGAQAYLLKPFEAAQLKETVERWFGPAT from the coding sequence ATGGCTGAGCTGCTGTCAAAAGAGCATCGCATCCTTGAAAAAGGCTTCATGGAGTACCGGCCCTTCGGCGTGCAGCCTAACGGCGAGAAGGTCCGCGACACCACCGGCGTCAAGATTCGCGCTTATGTGGATTATCTCGAAGAGACCGTCGCACGGGGGCACGGTGCCGAAGCAGGCGAACGGGCGGTCCAGGAGCTATGTCGGCAGCTCAACGAGCGGATTCGCGACCCCGCCTACCACGTGACCCCCAAATTTTTGAGAAACGTCTGGAACAGCTACTCCTACGAATTTGTCTGTTTCCTTGGGGAGATCTGCAAAGACATCTCGGGCGATCCCCTGTTTTCGGCCCACGTCGGAGAAGAGAAGTTCCTCTCCGCCATCATCCAGACGCTCGGGCGCCCGTTCACGGTTCAACAAATCTACCAGCGGTTCCCGCACTTCGGGGAAAAATTCTCCTCGCTCATCCTCGGCGTCGAGCAGGTCACGGATCGCTCCGCCATCCTCAGCATGCGGTATCCGGAGGACGTGTCCCGGCAGTTCGGCCCCTATCGGAAGGCCTGCGCCGAGCTGATCTGCCAGTCCGCAAAAGCCGCCCTGGCGGCCGTTCCAGAAAAGATTCACCACTTAAGACGTGCGGTGATCAACGACCTGACCTGCGTGGTTAACGGGGACGACCGCTGCACGTGGGAGCTCCGTTGGGAGCCGCAGCAGCGCAGGCCCGTGGTCGAGATGGCCGTTGGGATTCTGGGCGGATGCACGGCTTTCGGGGTGCTGCACTTCCTCCTACCCGGACTCCCCCTGATCGGCGTGCTGAGCGTCGCGGCTCCCGCGGCCGTGGCGAGCTGGCTCGGTTATCGCCTGAAAATCCTCCGGAACTACGTGAAGACCCGAGACGAGCTGATCCAGGAGCAACTCCACTTCGTCGAGGCGAGACACGAAGAGCTCCGCGCCGTGTACCTGGAGCAGGAGCAAACGACGGTGGCGCTGAAGGAAAAGGTCAACCAATTGACGGCGCTGCACAACGCCGGTCTGGTCTTCAGCTCCACCCTCGACCGGGAAACGATCATCGAATCGGCCCTGCAGACCCTCGTGAAGAACCTCAAGTACGACAGGGCCATGATCTGCTTCTACGATCCGGAACGGCGGGTGTCGCACGACTTCCACGTTCACGGCGCGTCGCCCGAGGTCGCCGCGTTCGTCAGCTCCCTTGAGGTCCCGGCCGTCACCCTCGACGGCCCCGAGGCGATGGTGCTCCTGAAGGGGATCCCGCTGCTCGTGACCGACATCCGGGAAGTCTGGCCGCGCCTCCATCCCTTGAATCAACAGCTCGCGACGCTCACGCAGGTCAAGTCGTTCATCTCGGTTCCGCTGAAGGTGAAAGACCGCATCCTCGGCGCTCTCATGGTGGACCGCGCCCAGGAAGGCGTCCTGTCCATGGACGATCTGAACCTGATGGTGACGTTCGCCAATCAAGTCGCGATCGCCCTGACCAACGTGGATGCCTACCATCAAATCGAAGAGCTCTACGTGGGCCTCGAGGAAAAGGTGCGCGAGCGCACACTCGAACTGGAACGGGCCGACCGCCACCGGTCCATGTTCCTGTCGCACGTGTCGCACGAGCTGCGCACCCCGCTCACGTCCGTCAAGGGGTTCGTCGAAAACTTGTTGAGCGGGGTCGCCGGCCCCTTGTCGGACAGGCAACAGACCTACCTGGCCAGGATCGGGATCAACGCCGACCGCCTGATCCGCATGATCGCCAACCTGCTGGACCAGACCCGCATCGATCAAGGGAAGATCGACCTCTCCCCGGCTGAAGTGGACCTGCGGAAGTTCGCGGCCGATGTCGTCGAGCAACTGCGGCCGTCGGCGACGGCGAAGCAACAGAGGCTCGAGGCGGTTTTTCCCGACAGCCCGATCAAGGTCTGGGCCGACGCGGACTGCCTGATCCAGATCTTCACGAACCTCGTGCACAACGCCATCAAGTTCACGCCCGTCGAGGGACGCGTCAACGTCGTGGTTAGCAGGGGCGGGCAGCACGCTCACGTATTCGTGACGGACACGGGGCGGGGCATTCCGACCGACGTCATTCCCACCCTTTTCAACCCGTTCTCGCGGATCGGCCAGACGCGAGAGGTCGGCGAGAAGGGGCTCGGCCTCGGGCTGTCCATCGTGAAGACCCTGGTCGAGCTTCACGGCGGAGTCGTCTCGGTTCAGAGCAAGGAGGGAGAGGGCTCAACGTTCCGATTCACCGTGCCGCTCAGCCCGGCCGTGCGGGAGAGCGAGAGCCGCGGGCGGGCGGGCGGCAAACGCATTCTCGTCGTGGACGACGACCCGGACATCCGGCAACTCCTGATGGACCGGTTGAACACCTACGGATACGAGGTCGAGACGGCCAGCGGGGGAAGCGCGGCGCTGGACGTCCTCAGAGGCACGGCGTTCGACGGCATGATCCTGGACATCGGCATGCCCGACATGGACGGGGTGGAGGTGCTCCGGCTGATCCGGGAGCGATACAGCGAGATCCCGATCATCATGGTCACCGCCTCCGGCTCCAAGGAGCGGGCGGTCCAGGCCGTGAACATGGGCGCTCAGGCCTACCTCTTGAAGCCGTTCGAGGCCGCGCAGTTGAAGGAAACGGTGGAACGCTGGTTCGGCCCGGCCACCTGA
- a CDS encoding PAS domain S-box protein: MSVSLRSLYTYVLVVDDDLHARDTLRLMLHEEGYLVHCTGLGRDALERASHQSYSVVLLDIKLPDLNGLAVLERLQGIDPTLPVVLLTGYATVENTIIALNRGAFAYITKPYNPEEIRALVRRAVEVRTLAVKSQQVERALRESEARFRSVVESAPDAIILSDDQGRIISWNKSAQRFFGYSEGEVLGRPLTLLMPTRYREAHQRGLTRLRTTNEPCVTGRTIELHGLRKDGGEFPLELSLAMWRTESGTFFSGIIRDITERKQAQDQLIQAEKLASLGTLVSGMAHEINNPIQGILGMAEIIQEETDPARIKEFSRDIALYSKHVAAVVRDLVCYARPASLDEETSLDLCERLMEAIKMVRRGPDFGLVQVATEFHAAPKVRARRTEIDQVFVNLISNAVQAMEGKGTLTLTVQQGARDILVRVSDTGCGIPRSLLGKVFDPFFTTKDPGKGTGLGLSIAYKIVAKYGGRISIQSEEGRGTSFTVLFPVREPSTQEVSHEPQESVCREPFERTDRTRACRGRRAAGEKADLPESHQGRL; the protein is encoded by the coding sequence ATGAGCGTCTCGTTGCGGTCTTTGTACACCTATGTCCTCGTCGTGGACGATGACCTCCACGCCAGGGACACGCTGCGCCTCATGCTGCACGAGGAGGGGTATCTGGTGCACTGCACCGGTCTTGGGAGGGACGCGCTCGAACGGGCCTCCCACCAGTCCTACAGCGTCGTGCTGCTCGACATCAAGCTACCGGACCTGAACGGGCTTGCCGTGCTGGAACGGCTGCAGGGAATCGACCCGACGCTTCCCGTCGTCCTCCTCACGGGCTACGCCACGGTCGAGAACACGATCATCGCGCTGAACAGAGGGGCATTCGCCTACATCACCAAGCCTTACAATCCGGAAGAGATCAGAGCGCTGGTGCGGCGGGCGGTCGAAGTCAGGACCCTGGCGGTCAAGTCACAGCAGGTGGAGCGGGCCTTGCGCGAGAGCGAAGCCCGGTTCCGCTCGGTCGTGGAATCGGCGCCCGACGCGATCATCCTGTCCGACGATCAAGGCCGCATCATCTCCTGGAACAAGAGCGCCCAGCGGTTCTTCGGCTACTCGGAGGGAGAGGTCCTGGGCCGGCCGTTGACGCTCTTGATGCCGACCCGTTATCGCGAGGCCCATCAACGAGGGTTGACCCGACTCCGCACGACGAACGAGCCCTGCGTGACCGGCCGGACGATCGAGCTGCACGGCCTGCGCAAAGACGGCGGCGAATTTCCCCTGGAGCTCTCCCTCGCCATGTGGCGCACCGAATCCGGCACCTTCTTCAGCGGGATCATCCGCGACATCACCGAGCGCAAGCAGGCGCAGGACCAACTGATCCAGGCCGAAAAACTGGCCAGCCTCGGCACGCTGGTTTCCGGCATGGCCCACGAGATCAACAACCCCATCCAGGGCATCCTGGGTATGGCCGAGATCATCCAGGAGGAGACCGATCCGGCCAGGATCAAGGAGTTCTCCAGGGACATCGCCCTGTACTCCAAGCACGTGGCGGCCGTGGTTCGCGACCTGGTCTGCTACGCCAGGCCCGCCTCGCTCGACGAGGAGACGAGCCTCGATCTCTGCGAGCGGCTGATGGAAGCGATCAAGATGGTGCGTCGAGGACCGGATTTCGGCCTGGTGCAGGTGGCGACGGAGTTCCACGCCGCCCCCAAGGTCCGCGCCCGACGGACCGAGATCGACCAGGTGTTCGTCAATCTGATCAGCAACGCCGTGCAAGCCATGGAGGGGAAGGGCACGCTCACGCTGACCGTACAGCAAGGGGCTCGGGACATTCTCGTCCGCGTATCGGACACCGGGTGCGGCATCCCGCGGTCGTTGCTCGGAAAGGTCTTCGATCCGTTCTTCACGACGAAGGACCCCGGAAAAGGCACGGGGCTGGGGCTGAGCATCGCCTACAAGATCGTGGCCAAGTACGGAGGGCGGATTTCCATCCAGAGCGAGGAAGGACGCGGGACGAGCTTTACGGTCCTGTTCCCCGTCCGTGAACCGTCAACGCAGGAGGTCAGCCATGAACCCCAAGAGTCTGTCTGCCGCGAGCCATTCGAACGGACGGATCGGACGCGTGCTTGTCGTGGACGACGAGCCGCAGGTGAGAAAGCCGATCTGCCTGAATCTCACCAGGGCCGGCTATGA
- a CDS encoding cytochrome c — protein sequence MKRLTATAASLCFAMATVAFGAEQAASLQAPPRDLSDPCLFNGRVKLTPSERAGCEIWFKAAAGTARFFTYVFQQRLGTLVDWYGVMKAPARATRFDEWGLVNDPACCKPGDPDCPAKSLEETYGFDYCPGDEVLLTYVGKHGYKDPACELNDATPSREEIEGGIRFPKKLWQSPCDLEFGTSAGAMGFRKFPNPRFDREAWAKLNKGLATWDGFRKKLSDGSVEPPFLVGMACGACHIAFDPLKPFKPPHSPAYPAAENLSGTVGNQYSRVLPIFVSGMPRQSLEWQVFALVRPGTVDTSAIPTDQVNNTGTMNALINLKRRPTFPHDVRKWRPVKSGEQCTITSEQEQCWCEPGKDGKKCWKKSLKREQVHNILKGGEDSIGALEALQRVYINIGSCAESAWVNHLTDMMQLDPRLRGYGQTPMDIGQARRDCPNFRAIEDRLPDLLNYLMTGAPADLREARENERRLKDPDARYTEADLVKDLEADLRADVERGRRIFAKKCAGCHSSLPEDQENGKFVDRDFRALDPATGLRKDWLGNDKPTAVTKLEVNASRALHSNHMKGHLWEEYSSETYRGRSSVTLPMSMDDEPARHSMTADGGRGYYRNVSLLSLWAYAPFMHDNATGPELCGGPAKPPACEPFDPSVEGRYRLFKKSMDQLLNPDKRSRKVTPTNGAKHIGPLGMELIFPDGKPAALIGNYRHKEFINDFKGFLAELRLAFPDLQNAMSKPEQFGTDLQKALADPGQFTKLKGKFASRFGPEKGEQHAKATLQAFAEILGNPKSVLDKAHDLSEVYSNSVDLDENKGTPSGHPLYELFEDGRLTQQDKNDLTAFLATL from the coding sequence ATGAAGCGACTCACCGCCACCGCGGCCTCCCTGTGTTTTGCCATGGCAACCGTTGCTTTTGGCGCGGAACAGGCCGCGTCGCTGCAGGCGCCTCCGCGTGATCTGAGCGACCCCTGTCTGTTCAATGGCAGGGTGAAGTTGACTCCATCGGAACGGGCGGGCTGCGAGATCTGGTTCAAGGCCGCTGCGGGGACCGCCCGGTTCTTCACCTACGTGTTCCAGCAACGGCTCGGCACGTTGGTTGACTGGTACGGCGTCATGAAGGCGCCGGCCAGAGCCACGCGATTCGACGAGTGGGGCCTCGTCAACGATCCGGCCTGTTGCAAGCCCGGAGACCCGGATTGCCCGGCCAAGAGCCTCGAAGAGACCTACGGCTTCGATTACTGTCCCGGTGATGAAGTCCTGCTGACCTACGTCGGCAAGCACGGGTACAAGGATCCGGCCTGCGAGCTCAACGACGCAACACCTTCGAGAGAAGAGATCGAAGGCGGAATACGGTTCCCCAAGAAGCTGTGGCAAAGCCCTTGCGATCTGGAGTTTGGCACGTCCGCCGGCGCGATGGGATTCCGCAAGTTTCCCAACCCCAGGTTCGACCGGGAGGCCTGGGCGAAGCTCAACAAGGGCCTGGCCACGTGGGACGGGTTCCGCAAGAAACTCTCCGACGGCTCCGTCGAACCGCCGTTCCTCGTCGGCATGGCCTGCGGGGCCTGCCACATCGCCTTCGATCCTTTGAAGCCGTTCAAGCCGCCGCACAGCCCCGCCTATCCGGCCGCGGAGAACCTGTCCGGAACGGTCGGCAACCAGTACTCGCGAGTCCTGCCCATCTTCGTTTCAGGGATGCCGAGACAAAGCCTGGAGTGGCAGGTCTTCGCGCTCGTGCGGCCCGGCACCGTGGACACCTCGGCCATTCCGACGGATCAGGTCAACAACACCGGCACGATGAACGCCCTCATCAACCTCAAACGGCGACCCACCTTTCCCCACGACGTTCGGAAGTGGCGCCCGGTCAAGAGCGGCGAGCAGTGCACAATCACCTCCGAGCAGGAGCAGTGCTGGTGCGAGCCGGGGAAGGACGGCAAGAAATGTTGGAAGAAGAGCCTGAAGCGGGAGCAGGTCCACAACATCCTGAAGGGCGGCGAAGACAGCATCGGCGCCTTGGAAGCCCTCCAACGCGTGTACATCAACATCGGGAGCTGCGCCGAATCCGCCTGGGTCAACCACCTGACCGACATGATGCAGCTCGATCCCCGTCTGAGGGGATACGGCCAGACGCCGATGGACATCGGGCAGGCCCGACGCGATTGTCCGAACTTCCGCGCCATCGAAGACCGCCTACCCGACCTTCTCAATTACTTGATGACCGGGGCCCCGGCGGACTTGCGTGAAGCCAGGGAGAACGAACGGAGACTCAAGGACCCCGATGCGCGGTACACCGAGGCCGACCTCGTCAAGGATTTGGAGGCCGATTTGCGCGCCGACGTAGAACGGGGCAGGCGGATTTTCGCCAAGAAATGCGCCGGCTGCCACAGCAGCCTGCCGGAGGACCAGGAGAACGGAAAGTTCGTTGACCGTGACTTCCGCGCTCTCGATCCGGCGACCGGTCTCAGGAAGGACTGGCTCGGCAACGACAAGCCCACCGCCGTCACCAAGCTCGAAGTGAACGCCTCGCGCGCGCTCCACTCCAACCACATGAAAGGCCATCTCTGGGAAGAGTATTCGTCGGAAACCTATCGAGGCCGGTCATCCGTAACCCTGCCGATGTCCATGGATGACGAGCCGGCACGCCATTCGATGACCGCGGACGGGGGGCGCGGCTATTACCGAAACGTTTCGCTCCTGAGCCTGTGGGCCTATGCGCCGTTCATGCACGACAATGCAACCGGCCCGGAGCTCTGCGGCGGCCCGGCAAAACCGCCCGCCTGCGAACCCTTCGATCCCTCCGTGGAGGGTCGCTACCGCCTCTTCAAGAAATCCATGGACCAACTGTTGAACCCGGACAAGCGAAGCCGCAAGGTCACGCCCACGAACGGGGCCAAGCACATAGGTCCGCTGGGGATGGAGTTGATCTTCCCCGACGGCAAGCCGGCCGCCCTGATCGGCAATTACCGGCACAAGGAGTTCATCAACGACTTCAAAGGCTTCCTCGCCGAGCTTCGGCTCGCCTTCCCCGACCTCCAGAATGCCATGTCCAAGCCCGAGCAATTCGGGACCGATTTGCAGAAGGCCCTTGCCGACCCCGGGCAGTTCACGAAACTGAAAGGCAAGTTCGCCTCGCGTTTCGGGCCCGAGAAAGGCGAGCAGCACGCCAAGGCCACTCTGCAAGCCTTTGCGGAGATCCTGGGCAACCCCAAGAGCGTGCTGGACAAAGCGCATGACCTATCGGAGGTGTACAGCAACAGCGTCGATCTTGACGAAAACAAGGGGACTCCCTCGGGCCATCCGCTCTACGAGTTGTTCGAGGACGGCCGCTTGACGCAACAGGACAAAAACGACCTTACGGCGTTCCTGGCCACGTTGTAA